In the genome of Nakaseomyces glabratus chromosome C, complete sequence, the window GGTACGTATCACACTATTTCAATACAGTACAGTAACAGTACTTTCATAACTATAGAATTCAACTACAGGCAAGGATGGCACTCCATAACGCCATCCAAAGCCATTTTATCTTGTATCCATCGCATCTAATCCACATGCCGATGTTGGTATGTACTGTAGCTGATCATAAGCAGGATAGCTTTTATCACACATATTACAGTCCAACATATGTCGTAAATCAATACGTAGAGACCGAAAAGGTCTGGATCATGCAAGCAATTAAATAATGATAGAACTAGAAACCACACAGTGTACTTGATGCAACTGCACCACAATATAAACTCGGGTGAATTCCTTAGATATGGACGGAATTCCCTGAACGCTTCATTCGCTTCCTGATCACTCTTGTCTTTGCATTGTTGTAAATACATATCGCGCATTCTTCTCAGATACTTAATGAACGCATCCAAAATGGAGATTCCAAGTGCATAGTAACACAATTCCCATGCGTAATGACACCTATAAAGAAATGCAAcaaagaacaacaagaCTATCCCTGATATCCACCTCGCCATGGTATGTCGCTTGCATACGTCCAAGTAAAATTGGTGTGTAGGGTTCTCACCCTGCAAAATTACCTTAAACATATAAGCCAAGCAATATGTGCTgtgtaaaaaaaaagcgaGAGACCCTACCCAATTTGGAAGTGGAGGTATGAGTAATTCCCAGAGTATGTAATATACAGTGGTTCCGATACAATAGTACCAGATTCTGAACTCAGGTGGCCTACTCAAAATTGGATGGATATCATCAAGCTTCTCGCCAACGTCCAAGTTTCCTTCCTCTTGTTGTAAAAGCTTATCATATAGAAATCCCCATGTGAAACACgaaaaaattattaatagGTCGTCAAATAATTTACTATCATAAACGTAACAATCCAGCAAAGGCACAAAACGGTTTAAAAACAGCACTACCAAGCTTAGCTCTGCCACCCATCTCACTTTCGTATATGCTGTACACTTGTCCAAGCATAATTGgtataaatttttatacttttggACAAGTGTAGCGCCCGGCTTCAAAGACAACATTTCACCAGGTTCAATCTTGTAATCCTCCAGTGTACAGCCAATCTGCCATCCCTTCAGTACTCGGCTGATCTGAAACCGCCATATTTAAACTTATACTACAGAATAGTCTGGCTTACAAGTGCAGTACTCAGAAGTAACTCCAGCATTGCCCAAGAGAATGGAGGCTTGTGAAGTTTATAGGCATGCCTAACACTACAGCGTACATGGTGATTATATGATTCAGTGCGTATACTCCAGTCAGTGCTTATACTCCACCAAAACTGTGCGCACTTACTGAAGCTCCTCACGAGGTACCAGTTTATAAGTACTTAACG includes:
- a CDS encoding uncharacterized protein (CAGL0C04763g~Has domain(s) with predicted integral component of membrane localization) produces the protein MLSLKPGATLVQKYKNLYQLCLDKCTAYTKVRWVAELSLVVLFLNRFVPLLDCYVYDSKLFDDLLIIFSCFTWGFLYDKLLQQEEGNLDVGEKLDDIHPILSRPPEFRIWYYCIGTTVYYILWELLIPPLPNWVGSLAFFLHSTYCLAYMFKVILQGENPTHQFYLDVCKRHTMARWISGIVLLFFVAFLYRCHYAWELCYYALGISILDAFIKYLRRMRDMYLQQCKDKSDQEANEAFREFRPYLRNSPEFILWCSCIKYTVWFLVLSLFNCLHDPDLFGLYVLIYDICWTVICVIKAILLMISYSTYQHRHVD